One window from the genome of Maridesulfovibrio ferrireducens encodes:
- a CDS encoding nitrogen regulation protein NR(II): MELSSQRSQKLPLALALLALLLLGAGSLYLTWQNLRQMHQTVFEHMLLSAKSITRGLDIQLADGMRRMRRQGMHNKQAQENLTPAARDLFKEMVAQGDLLFIGLYGPDDKPIVVVGQGNAATSFTPPAPIFNMIQKLNESSTPAMINGKAALLYGTLGQPHLLRLYGHRNSNFLPSQKRQTYLLLGLNAEKHLAQFKQYRRAALMQTGYIFLAGFVLWLLAVAYFQRREEDKQLVKLERFQANLLDNMPDGLLTLSPEGSILAANGSAHSLLNSTDGETLVGRNWKDFSFEPIQKFRRGEVLWEHVKLNGKNLELIIFPYFESPEEYRTMIIIRDRTDIAVLEDDLSEARRLASIGSLAAGVAHEIRNPLSSLRGFAQLFADKLKDEKPYGMYATTMLEEADRLNRVVTDLLYLSKPHELEPQIVNLNDICETMNTLMGFELDHKGATIESNLEVHEVFADPDGIRQVLLNLLVNSLDVVPEGEGKIFINAKTNEHGVWISVCDNGPGMPEDIRKHALEPFFTAKPKGTGLGLAIVNTIMRGHSGRVTIPSSASTGTCVELFFPSLHNEGS, translated from the coding sequence ATGGAACTAAGTTCACAAAGATCACAAAAACTGCCGCTAGCCTTAGCGCTTCTGGCCCTGCTGTTACTTGGAGCAGGCTCCCTCTACCTTACGTGGCAGAACCTGCGTCAGATGCACCAGACTGTGTTTGAACATATGCTTCTTTCTGCCAAATCCATCACCCGCGGGCTTGATATTCAGCTCGCGGACGGAATGCGCAGAATGAGGCGGCAGGGAATGCACAACAAACAGGCACAGGAAAACCTGACTCCGGCGGCAAGAGACCTTTTCAAAGAGATGGTTGCACAGGGAGATCTGCTTTTTATCGGGTTATACGGCCCCGATGACAAACCTATAGTGGTCGTCGGACAAGGAAATGCAGCGACATCATTCACTCCCCCGGCCCCCATCTTTAATATGATTCAAAAACTCAATGAATCCAGCACTCCGGCGATGATCAACGGAAAAGCTGCCTTGCTGTACGGCACGCTGGGACAACCGCATCTACTAAGATTATACGGTCATAGAAACAGCAACTTTCTACCGTCTCAAAAAAGACAGACCTATCTTCTACTCGGTTTGAATGCAGAAAAACACCTCGCCCAATTTAAACAATACAGGCGTGCGGCTCTTATGCAGACCGGCTATATTTTTCTAGCCGGATTTGTTCTATGGCTACTTGCTGTCGCCTACTTTCAACGCCGCGAAGAAGACAAACAGCTTGTTAAACTAGAAAGATTTCAGGCTAATCTGCTCGACAATATGCCGGACGGATTGCTTACTCTTTCACCGGAGGGGTCTATTTTAGCTGCCAACGGATCTGCCCATTCACTGCTGAACAGCACAGATGGAGAAACCCTTGTCGGCCGGAACTGGAAAGATTTTTCTTTTGAGCCAATTCAAAAATTCAGACGGGGTGAAGTTCTTTGGGAGCATGTTAAACTTAATGGAAAGAATCTTGAACTGATCATTTTCCCGTACTTTGAAAGCCCCGAAGAATACCGGACCATGATCATTATAAGAGACAGAACAGATATCGCTGTACTGGAAGACGACCTCAGCGAAGCCCGGAGACTGGCCTCAATAGGCTCACTAGCCGCAGGTGTCGCGCATGAAATCCGCAATCCACTGAGTTCTTTGCGAGGTTTTGCTCAACTTTTTGCTGACAAATTAAAAGATGAAAAACCTTACGGAATGTATGCAACCACCATGCTTGAAGAAGCCGACAGGTTAAACAGGGTTGTTACCGACCTGCTTTACCTGTCAAAACCTCATGAACTGGAGCCGCAAATCGTTAACTTAAACGACATATGTGAAACCATGAATACCCTTATGGGGTTTGAACTGGACCACAAAGGGGCTACCATTGAAAGTAACCTTGAGGTGCATGAAGTTTTTGCAGATCCGGACGGAATTCGTCAGGTTCTCTTAAATCTTCTGGTAAACAGCCTTGACGTTGTCCCGGAAGGTGAAGGTAAAATATTCATCAACGCAAAAACAAATGAACACGGTGTCTGGATAAGCGTCTGTGACAACGGTCCCGGCATGCCGGAAGATATACGCAAACATGCGCTTGAACCTTTCTTTACGGCTAAACCGAAAGGGACCGGACTCGGTCTTGCCATAGTAAACACCATTATGCGCGGCCATAGCGGTCGAGTAACAATTCCTTCTTCCGCTTCGACGGGAACGTGTGTAGAACTTTTCTTCCCGAGCTTACACAACGAAGGATCATAA
- a CDS encoding glycine betaine/L-proline ABC transporter ATP-binding protein, with amino-acid sequence MEKIRVENLYKIFGPQSGKVIPMLEQGVSKDEIMKKTKHGVGVNNASFSVEEGEIVVVMGLSGSGKSTLVRCINRLIEPTKGHIYIDGIDITALDKNELRKVRLQKLGMVFQNFALFPHRTVLQNTEYGLEIKGMAPEERSKKAYEALELVGLKGWEESLPSQLSGGMQQRVGLARALALDPDILLMDEAFSALDPLIRRDMQDELISLQERMQKTILFISHDLDEALKLGDRIVLMKDGEIVQVGTPEDILTSPANDYVRRFVEDVDITKVLTAESVMKKSEAVGHIKTDGPRSSLRKMRKNNISSLFILNEDRRLMGVVNAQDCARLVEKDCRDLTSVICTSCKTAHLDTPAQDLFIIMQDLGYPLGIVDDDNRFRGVVVRGSLIAALAERGGN; translated from the coding sequence ATGGAAAAAATACGCGTAGAAAACCTTTACAAAATCTTTGGCCCGCAATCGGGAAAAGTCATCCCAATGCTCGAACAGGGAGTATCTAAAGATGAGATTATGAAAAAGACCAAACACGGTGTCGGCGTAAATAACGCCTCATTCTCAGTTGAAGAGGGTGAAATCGTGGTGGTAATGGGATTATCGGGTAGCGGAAAATCCACTCTCGTCAGGTGTATCAATAGACTTATCGAGCCGACCAAAGGCCATATCTATATCGATGGTATCGACATCACAGCTTTGGATAAAAATGAACTTCGTAAAGTAAGACTTCAAAAATTGGGAATGGTTTTCCAGAATTTCGCTCTCTTCCCTCACCGTACAGTCCTTCAAAATACTGAGTACGGACTTGAGATCAAAGGGATGGCCCCCGAAGAACGGAGCAAAAAAGCATATGAAGCTCTTGAGCTTGTAGGACTTAAGGGATGGGAAGAATCACTTCCTAGTCAACTTTCCGGAGGAATGCAGCAACGTGTGGGATTAGCCCGCGCCCTGGCTTTAGACCCGGACATCCTTCTTATGGATGAAGCTTTCAGTGCTCTTGACCCACTCATCCGCCGCGACATGCAGGATGAACTTATCAGTCTTCAAGAACGCATGCAGAAAACCATCCTTTTTATCAGCCACGACCTTGATGAAGCCCTGAAACTTGGCGACCGCATTGTACTTATGAAAGATGGTGAAATTGTTCAGGTCGGCACACCGGAAGACATTCTCACCAGCCCAGCTAATGATTATGTACGCCGCTTTGTTGAAGATGTAGATATAACAAAAGTACTCACAGCTGAATCAGTAATGAAGAAAAGTGAAGCAGTTGGACATATCAAAACTGACGGACCAAGATCTTCTCTGAGAAAGATGCGCAAAAACAACATCTCCAGTCTTTTCATTTTAAATGAAGACCGCAGACTCATGGGCGTAGTAAACGCACAGGACTGTGCCCGTCTTGTTGAAAAGGACTGCCGCGATCTTACAAGCGTCATCTGTACATCCTGCAAAACAGCTCACCTTGACACCCCGGCTCAAGATCTATTTATCATCATGCAGGACCTCGGCTACCCGCTGGGTATTGTTGATGACGATAACCGTTTCAGAGGCGTAGTTGTCCGAGGCTCTCTAATAGCCGCCTTGGCCGAAAGAGGAGGTAATTAA
- a CDS encoding radical SAM protein, protein MSVKEDFFYYGREEPAAEETGGRLPTALVFPGRKGAALSTLGWQAVYRLLAPDTELAVERFFISEPGKPAVSMDSDKDLSEFPLIGFSINFEEEYLYPVRMLKDSGVPALASERPGFPLVMAGGPVAFLNPAPIAAFFDFFWVGEAEAGLKDLCVELKRHIYDGGSKDDFLELIKDRYGVYVPGKTMNKVKRAVVLPETSTDNNQVPVLTTPAYSCFISPEAVFKDMFLVEVNRGCPYGCRFCAAGYIYRPPRHASIDKLKEIVELADPPKVGLIGTALTDWPDLLPYINWLKDRKTKFSLSSVRADGLTEELLDTLRASGVRTVTLALEGASKRLRDSASKNLEEEDFLRAVELCASKGVNHLRIYIIVGWPGETDEDYEEFSNMLEKIDQARNRGQGKKKKQYMRITLGASCLVPKPWTPLQWSAMPSEKELKDVLSKVSSLTKKYKGIAFSGDSPFQARLQGILARGNEELHKFIMIAAEKGGWKKAFKYYEGDLENIIDHNLDKKDPLPWDFIDTGINKAYLWREWERYQQGVITSPCPPKGCAECRSCGMYKWITDEAENQ, encoded by the coding sequence ATGTCAGTAAAAGAGGATTTCTTCTATTACGGACGTGAAGAACCCGCAGCCGAAGAGACTGGTGGACGTCTGCCCACGGCCCTGGTCTTCCCCGGCAGAAAGGGTGCTGCGCTCTCCACTTTAGGATGGCAGGCTGTTTATCGCCTGCTGGCTCCTGATACGGAACTTGCAGTAGAAAGGTTTTTTATAAGTGAACCGGGAAAACCTGCTGTTTCCATGGACAGTGACAAAGATCTGTCCGAGTTTCCCCTGATCGGCTTCAGCATAAACTTCGAGGAAGAGTATCTCTACCCCGTAAGAATGCTGAAAGATTCGGGTGTTCCGGCCTTAGCGTCGGAACGCCCGGGCTTCCCGCTGGTTATGGCCGGAGGTCCGGTTGCATTTTTAAATCCTGCGCCTATTGCGGCTTTTTTCGATTTTTTCTGGGTTGGAGAAGCCGAAGCCGGACTTAAGGATTTGTGCGTCGAACTCAAACGGCACATATATGACGGTGGAAGTAAAGATGACTTTCTTGAGCTGATTAAGGATAGATACGGAGTATATGTTCCGGGCAAGACCATGAATAAGGTCAAACGAGCCGTAGTTCTTCCTGAAACCAGCACGGACAACAATCAAGTTCCGGTATTAACAACACCAGCATACTCATGCTTCATCAGTCCCGAAGCTGTTTTCAAAGACATGTTCCTCGTCGAGGTAAACAGAGGATGTCCTTACGGATGCCGTTTTTGTGCGGCAGGATATATTTATAGACCTCCCAGACACGCATCTATTGATAAGCTGAAAGAAATTGTTGAACTCGCAGATCCGCCTAAAGTGGGACTCATCGGGACAGCTCTTACCGACTGGCCCGATCTTCTTCCATATATCAACTGGCTCAAAGACAGAAAAACAAAATTTTCCTTATCCTCAGTCAGAGCTGACGGACTTACCGAAGAATTACTCGACACTTTAAGAGCTTCCGGTGTTCGCACTGTGACCTTGGCTTTAGAAGGGGCAAGTAAGCGACTGAGGGACAGTGCAAGTAAAAATCTTGAAGAAGAGGATTTCCTGCGCGCTGTAGAACTTTGCGCATCCAAAGGTGTAAATCATTTAAGAATTTACATCATTGTAGGTTGGCCCGGTGAAACCGACGAAGATTACGAAGAATTTTCTAACATGCTCGAAAAAATTGATCAGGCCCGTAACCGCGGACAGGGTAAAAAGAAAAAGCAGTACATGCGCATCACCCTTGGCGCCAGTTGCCTCGTGCCGAAACCGTGGACTCCATTGCAATGGTCTGCCATGCCTTCTGAAAAAGAGCTTAAAGATGTCCTTTCAAAAGTGAGTTCGCTTACAAAAAAATATAAAGGTATAGCCTTTTCCGGAGATTCGCCTTTCCAAGCCAGACTGCAAGGGATTCTTGCCCGCGGAAACGAAGAACTACATAAATTTATTATGATAGCTGCAGAAAAAGGCGGCTGGAAAAAAGCTTTCAAATACTACGAAGGCGACCTTGAAAATATTATTGATCACAATCTGGATAAAAAAGATCCGCTGCCATGGGACTTTATTGATACGGGCATAAACAAAGCTTATCTGTGGCGTGAATGGGAACGCTATCAGCAAGGAGTTATTACTTCTCCATGTCCTCCGAAAGGTTGCGCCGAATGCCGGTCCTGTGGAATGTACAAATGGATTACAGACGAAGCTGAAAATCAATAA
- a CDS encoding proline/glycine betaine ABC transporter permease, whose amino-acid sequence MDIPRIPVGKTIEAGIDFLVEHCSFATRAFSDVLDTGLDIVQTGMLALPPLVFILIVGLVTWRLSKSYKIGIFSIAGLLLILNMGLWKATVSTIALVIVSTLMALLIGVPTGILAAMNKYVNKTVMPVLDVMQTMPAFVYLIPAIPFFGLGKVAAIFSTVIFAMPPAIRFTCLGIQQVPKELIECSEAFGSTRWQRLVKLELPLATPTIMAGINQTVMLSLSMVVIAAMIGAKGLGGEVWKAIQRLQMGKGFEAGIGIVIVAIIMDRVLQKLGSRK is encoded by the coding sequence ATGGATATACCACGTATTCCCGTTGGAAAAACAATTGAAGCCGGTATTGATTTTCTGGTCGAACATTGCTCATTTGCAACCAGAGCTTTCTCTGATGTGCTTGATACAGGTTTGGATATTGTCCAGACCGGCATGCTCGCCCTTCCTCCATTGGTCTTTATCCTCATAGTCGGACTAGTCACATGGAGACTTTCTAAAAGCTATAAAATTGGTATCTTTTCAATTGCCGGACTGCTGCTGATCCTGAACATGGGATTATGGAAAGCAACCGTTAGTACCATAGCACTGGTCATAGTCTCAACCCTTATGGCTCTTCTGATCGGCGTGCCCACCGGCATTCTTGCCGCTATGAACAAATACGTAAATAAAACAGTCATGCCTGTGCTCGATGTAATGCAGACCATGCCGGCTTTCGTATACCTCATTCCTGCAATCCCTTTCTTCGGACTGGGTAAAGTTGCTGCTATTTTCTCAACTGTCATTTTTGCAATGCCTCCGGCCATCCGGTTCACATGTCTCGGCATTCAGCAGGTTCCAAAAGAACTCATTGAATGTTCAGAAGCTTTCGGTTCCACCCGCTGGCAACGACTGGTTAAACTTGAACTGCCGCTTGCTACTCCGACTATTATGGCAGGAATAAATCAAACCGTTATGCTGTCTCTATCCATGGTCGTTATTGCCGCCATGATCGGAGCCAAAGGACTCGGTGGAGAAGTCTGGAAAGCTATCCAGCGCCTCCAGATGGGTAAAGGATTTGAAGCAGGCATCGGCATTGTTATCGTTGCCATAATCATGGACCGCGTACTTCAGAAATTAGGTTCCAGAAAATAA
- the ftsZ gene encoding cell division protein FtsZ encodes MDYMEIENDGHAKIKVIGCGGGGGNAINNMIQSALTGVRFIAANTDVQDINKSLAEYKIQLGDQLTKGLGAGANPDIGKNAALESIELIRELVCDCDMVFVTAGMGGGTGTGAAPVIAQIAKEAGALTVAVVTKPFYFEGKRRLLQAEKGIEELKSVVDSIITIPNDRLLQLAAKKAAFSEMLKKADEVLYYGVKGIADLITVHGLINLDFADVKAVMSSSGLALMGTGIARGENRAREAAMKAITSPLLEDVSIEGAKGVLINITCSPDMTIDEVSEAASIIYEEAHEDAQIFFGTVFDPEAGDEMRITVIATGIETAEEKTMQPVCEIQQPVRSNITPRGMAPRAKEHGNVRQLGNPHSEEDRSIPAYLRTGAKPAEAAGKPESVRSAANSGGEEFIFHDDDDFEVPTFIRKQAD; translated from the coding sequence ATGGATTACATGGAAATCGAAAACGACGGTCATGCAAAAATTAAGGTAATCGGTTGCGGTGGCGGTGGTGGAAACGCTATAAACAACATGATTCAGTCCGCTCTTACAGGCGTTCGCTTTATTGCTGCGAACACCGATGTTCAGGATATCAACAAATCTCTTGCTGAATACAAAATTCAGCTCGGCGACCAGCTGACTAAAGGTCTCGGCGCCGGCGCCAACCCGGATATCGGTAAAAATGCCGCACTCGAAAGCATCGAACTGATCCGTGAACTCGTCTGCGACTGTGACATGGTTTTCGTCACAGCCGGTATGGGCGGCGGAACCGGAACCGGAGCTGCTCCTGTCATCGCTCAGATTGCCAAAGAAGCAGGCGCACTCACAGTAGCTGTTGTCACCAAACCTTTCTATTTTGAAGGCAAACGCAGACTTCTTCAGGCTGAAAAAGGTATTGAAGAACTCAAAAGCGTTGTTGACTCAATTATCACTATTCCTAACGACCGCCTTCTACAGCTTGCAGCTAAAAAAGCAGCCTTCTCCGAAATGCTGAAAAAAGCTGATGAAGTCCTTTATTACGGTGTTAAAGGTATTGCCGATCTGATTACTGTTCATGGTTTAATCAACCTTGACTTTGCTGACGTTAAAGCAGTTATGTCCAGCTCAGGTCTCGCTCTCATGGGAACAGGAATCGCAAGAGGCGAAAACAGAGCTCGTGAAGCTGCAATGAAAGCTATCACAAGTCCTCTTCTTGAAGATGTTTCCATCGAAGGCGCTAAAGGCGTACTCATCAACATCACCTGCTCTCCTGACATGACCATTGATGAAGTCAGCGAAGCAGCAAGTATTATTTATGAAGAAGCTCACGAAGATGCACAGATTTTCTTCGGAACTGTTTTCGACCCTGAAGCAGGCGACGAAATGCGCATCACAGTTATTGCAACAGGCATCGAAACTGCTGAAGAAAAAACTATGCAGCCTGTGTGCGAAATACAGCAGCCTGTCCGCTCAAACATTACTCCGAGAGGAATGGCTCCAAGAGCAAAAGAACACGGTAACGTAAGACAGCTCGGCAACCCTCATTCAGAAGAAGACCGTTCTATCCCCGCATATCTGCGCACCGGTGCAAAACCTGCGGAAGCAGCCGGAAAACCTGAATCAGTTAGAAGTGCTGCAAATTCCGGTGGAGAAGAATTTATCTTCCACGATGATGACGATTTTGAAGTTCCTACTTTCATCCGCAAACAGGCTGATTAA
- a CDS encoding sigma-54 dependent transcriptional regulator: MTINDKNVLIVDDEPSLRLLIRAILEDDGWTVHEAVSGEQALKMLPSLTLNTALIDMRMDGMDGMTLLTEIHAKVPGLPIIMLTAYGNVGSAVVAMKHGAFDYLTKPADNEELKAVMAKALDYSRLVGENKRLRSAVEATERMIGNSQAMRDVKELIEQAGPSEATILVLGESGTGKELVAEGLHRASHRANKPLIKVNCAALPANLLESELFGYVKGAFTGATINKPGRFQLASGGTLFLDEIGELEQVLQAKILRAIQEKIVEPLGSVAPVETDVRIIAATNRNLKEEVENGTFREDLFYRLSVLEIRIPPLRERPSDIPALVAHLLEKLGRKNNKKVRSVSPSFLDALSRYGWPGNVRELENVLERAIILSRSEVLGTELLPPQVLSPSPVAVKGGSAESASKPDYVPLPRKTTSTSLDDAERQALIDALEANQDHRERTADALGISRRTLQYKLKKYGLTRR; the protein is encoded by the coding sequence ATGACCATAAATGATAAAAATGTACTTATTGTAGATGATGAGCCCTCTCTTAGATTGCTGATCAGAGCAATTCTTGAAGATGACGGCTGGACTGTTCACGAAGCTGTTTCAGGCGAACAAGCCCTTAAAATGCTTCCCTCTCTTACACTGAATACCGCACTGATTGATATGCGTATGGACGGCATGGACGGCATGACTCTACTCACAGAGATACATGCAAAAGTTCCGGGATTACCGATCATAATGCTCACAGCTTACGGCAACGTCGGTTCTGCGGTTGTGGCAATGAAGCATGGCGCTTTCGACTACCTCACTAAACCGGCAGACAATGAGGAGCTTAAAGCCGTTATGGCAAAAGCTCTCGATTATTCCAGACTTGTGGGCGAAAATAAGAGATTGAGGTCTGCAGTTGAAGCTACTGAGCGGATGATCGGAAACAGTCAGGCGATGCGAGATGTTAAGGAACTCATAGAGCAGGCCGGACCTTCCGAAGCAACAATTCTGGTGCTCGGAGAATCCGGTACAGGTAAAGAACTTGTAGCCGAAGGTCTGCACCGCGCAAGTCACAGAGCGAATAAACCTCTTATAAAAGTCAACTGCGCCGCCCTTCCTGCCAACCTTCTTGAAAGTGAACTGTTCGGCTATGTAAAAGGAGCCTTCACCGGAGCCACGATCAACAAACCGGGTAGATTTCAACTGGCATCCGGCGGCACTCTTTTCCTCGATGAAATCGGAGAATTGGAACAGGTTCTTCAAGCAAAAATTTTAAGGGCAATTCAAGAAAAAATAGTTGAACCTCTAGGCAGTGTTGCTCCTGTCGAAACAGATGTCCGCATAATTGCCGCAACCAACCGGAACCTGAAAGAGGAAGTGGAAAATGGAACATTCAGAGAAGACCTTTTTTACAGACTGAGTGTTCTGGAAATACGTATTCCTCCTTTGAGAGAAAGACCCAGCGACATTCCCGCTCTGGTTGCACATCTACTGGAAAAACTGGGACGCAAGAACAACAAAAAAGTTCGCTCAGTCAGTCCTTCTTTCCTTGATGCTCTCAGCCGCTACGGATGGCCCGGTAACGTCCGCGAACTTGAAAATGTACTTGAACGGGCTATCATACTAAGCAGGTCGGAAGTACTCGGCACCGAACTTCTGCCTCCGCAAGTACTTAGTCCTTCTCCTGTTGCGGTAAAAGGCGGCTCAGCAGAATCGGCTTCTAAACCCGACTATGTACCGTTGCCGCGCAAGACAACTTCGACATCACTTGATGACGCAGAACGTCAGGCATTAATTGACGCGCTTGAAGCAAATCAGGACCACCGCGAACGGACTGCGGACGCTCTCGGGATCAGCCGCAGAACGTTGCAGTACAAACTTAAAAAATACGGGCTTACCAGAAGGTAA
- a CDS encoding DUF4405 domain-containing protein, whose translation MLRKITSLISFFAIIVMSLTSVILYLVPQGRVAYWADWQLLGLTKEQWGDIHICTGVLFLFVSILHIWLNWKPITAYLKKKAAAVTFSSTAFFISIFITLYVVVGTLSGLPPMKQVLEFSTYLKTQGEIKYGVPPYGHAELSPLSVFCKRMGLDLDKAVASIKAAGIEIETSAQSIKDIAHKGGLTPKELHEIILKDQPTPATNIKSGAPINKTGINQNSGNIKGAGMHNGAGTGLGQMTLEQYCKRQNLDLNTALGILREKGAVVDKSTTIRDIAGMLEMTSPREIGILLHP comes from the coding sequence ATGCTTAGAAAAATCACTTCACTAATTAGTTTCTTCGCAATTATCGTTATGTCTTTAACAAGTGTAATTCTCTACCTCGTGCCTCAAGGAAGAGTTGCATACTGGGCCGACTGGCAATTACTAGGACTTACAAAAGAACAATGGGGCGATATTCATATCTGCACCGGAGTCCTATTTCTTTTTGTTTCAATCCTTCATATCTGGCTCAATTGGAAACCTATCACCGCATATTTGAAAAAAAAGGCAGCAGCAGTAACCTTTTCATCAACAGCTTTCTTTATCAGCATTTTTATCACTCTGTATGTAGTAGTTGGAACTTTATCTGGGCTGCCCCCTATGAAACAAGTGCTTGAATTTTCGACCTACCTGAAAACTCAGGGAGAAATTAAATACGGAGTCCCACCCTACGGTCATGCGGAACTCAGCCCTCTTTCTGTCTTCTGCAAACGTATGGGGCTAGATCTTGACAAGGCTGTGGCTTCAATCAAAGCGGCCGGGATTGAAATTGAAACGTCTGCACAGTCGATCAAAGATATTGCCCATAAAGGCGGACTTACGCCAAAAGAACTTCACGAAATTATTTTGAAGGATCAGCCGACTCCAGCTACCAATATAAAATCCGGAGCTCCGATCAACAAAACCGGTATAAATCAAAATTCAGGGAATATTAAAGGAGCCGGTATGCATAACGGAGCCGGAACAGGACTGGGCCAAATGACACTTGAACAATATTGCAAAAGACAGAATCTTGATCTGAATACGGCTCTCGGAATACTTAGAGAAAAAGGTGCGGTTGTTGACAAGTCTACAACCATCCGAGACATTGCCGGAATGCTGGAGATGACATCTCCGCGTGAAATCGGAATACTTCTGCACCCTTAA
- the ftsA gene encoding cell division protein FtsA — protein sequence MAKSDLIVGLDVGTTKICAVVGEATANGVDIVGIGTAPSTGLRKGVVVNIEQTVQSIKKALEEAELMAGCEIRSVYAGIAGSHIKGFNSHGVIAVKGGEVTQKDVDRVIDAAKAVAIPLDREVIHTLPQEFIVDDQRGIADPLGMAGVRLEVKVHIVTGAVTSAQNIIRSCHRSGLDVSDIVLESLASSKAVLSEEEREIGVAIVDIGGGTTDLAIFANDSIKHTSVIALGGNNLTNDIAFGLRTPMGSAEQIKVKYGTALTDLVTTDETIEVPSVGGRDHRKMSKRVLAEICEPRCEEIIALVDQELVRSGYKNLIAAGVVLTGGTSLVDGMQELAEQVFDLPVRIGYPAGIGGLKDVVHSPKYATAVGLLMYGAEKEGSTEQVFRIRDENVFNRILGRMRKWFTDIA from the coding sequence ATGGCCAAATCTGATCTGATAGTCGGCCTCGACGTAGGCACCACTAAGATCTGTGCTGTTGTCGGAGAGGCTACAGCTAACGGAGTCGATATTGTAGGCATCGGCACTGCACCTTCTACGGGACTTCGTAAAGGAGTTGTGGTTAACATCGAGCAGACAGTTCAGTCGATAAAGAAAGCTCTTGAAGAAGCTGAACTAATGGCTGGATGTGAAATCCGTTCCGTTTACGCAGGCATAGCAGGAAGTCACATCAAAGGTTTTAACAGTCATGGAGTCATAGCTGTTAAAGGCGGAGAAGTGACGCAAAAGGATGTGGACAGAGTTATCGACGCAGCGAAAGCTGTTGCTATCCCACTTGATAGGGAAGTAATTCACACCCTGCCGCAGGAATTTATAGTAGATGACCAGCGTGGCATTGCCGATCCGCTGGGGATGGCCGGTGTGCGCCTTGAAGTTAAGGTCCACATTGTAACCGGTGCTGTGACATCAGCGCAGAATATCATTCGCTCATGTCACCGTTCAGGACTGGATGTATCAGACATCGTCCTTGAATCACTTGCTTCAAGCAAGGCTGTTCTTTCTGAAGAAGAAAGAGAAATCGGCGTTGCCATTGTAGATATCGGAGGCGGCACAACCGACCTCGCAATTTTTGCAAATGATTCAATTAAGCACACCTCGGTTATCGCCCTAGGAGGCAATAACCTGACCAATGATATAGCTTTCGGCCTTAGAACCCCCATGGGTTCGGCAGAACAGATCAAGGTCAAATACGGAACGGCTCTGACCGATCTCGTCACAACTGATGAGACCATCGAAGTTCCTTCCGTTGGAGGACGTGACCATCGCAAGATGTCTAAACGTGTTCTTGCTGAAATATGCGAGCCGCGTTGTGAAGAGATCATAGCCTTGGTGGATCAAGAACTGGTTCGAAGCGGCTACAAAAATCTGATTGCAGCCGGAGTTGTACTTACCGGTGGAACTTCACTGGTGGATGGCATGCAGGAACTTGCTGAACAGGTTTTCGACCTTCCGGTACGCATTGGTTATCCAGCCGGAATCGGAGGCCTTAAAGACGTTGTTCACAGTCCCAAATACGCAACTGCGGTGGGACTGCTTATGTACGGCGCTGAAAAGGAAGGCAGCACTGAACAAGTATTCCGTATTCGAGATGAAAATGTTTTCAACCGCATTCTGGGCAGGATGCGTAAGTGGTTCACCGATATAGCTTAG
- a CDS encoding Spy/CpxP family protein refolding chaperone: MNKKTLIPLIIVFVLSMATIAMARGGSQNGYNNGGNRAAFNQLTPEKQQQAQAIMDKYTATFQTLQNQQWAKRTELNALVNSGKADKETIHALVKDLSDVREKMFTTHQKMAAELEKEIGITFPGPRNGSRGMMQGGNNGCGNNYQKNQNCGSPQGCPRFN; this comes from the coding sequence ATGAATAAAAAAACCTTGATCCCATTAATAATCGTATTTGTATTATCAATGGCAACAATAGCCATGGCACGCGGTGGCTCCCAGAATGGATACAACAATGGGGGCAACAGAGCAGCATTCAACCAGCTGACGCCAGAAAAACAGCAGCAAGCTCAAGCAATCATGGACAAGTACACAGCTACTTTCCAAACACTCCAAAATCAGCAATGGGCCAAACGGACCGAACTTAATGCTCTTGTAAACTCAGGCAAGGCAGACAAAGAAACAATCCATGCATTGGTAAAAGATCTCTCTGATGTAAGAGAAAAAATGTTTACCACTCATCAGAAAATGGCCGCTGAATTAGAAAAAGAAATCGGAATTACGTTCCCCGGACCGAGAAACGGATCTAGAGGAATGATGCAGGGCGGCAATAATGGCTGCGGCAACAATTACCAAAAAAATCAAAATTGCGGTTCACCGCAGGGATGTCCCCGCTTTAACTAA